From a region of the Opisthocomus hoazin isolate bOpiHoa1 chromosome 21, bOpiHoa1.hap1, whole genome shotgun sequence genome:
- the GLP2R gene encoding glucagon-like peptide 2 receptor, which yields MGMVTLFGLCSSMGLWSRISPAPASSVMILFLVKQAKGSLLEKTTTEWNKYKQACLKMLQESTVDTGIHCNGTFDQFVCWPYSSPGNVSVPCPSYLPWVENGSVGNVHRVCLDGGTWQTKENSTDIWRDSSECSEKNHFKKKVKEHKLLTTLQLLYTVGYYFSLISLVLALLILSLLRKLHCTRNYIHMNLFASFILRATAVLIKDTVYHRIYSKKPDDETGWILYLSPEIIIICRTAQFFMHYSVGANYFWLLVEGIYLHALLITVVLSERRLLQTYIVIGWVVPILFVGPWGISRSKLENTRCWGTNEHMGIWWIIRGPILASIAVNFGIFLKILRMLISKLKAQQMSFHDYKYRLARSTLVLIPLLGIHEFLFTFITDEQVEGLSRHIRLFIQLTMSSFHGFFVAVLYCFANGEVKAELQKQWSRFLLANPFGCKLCFLGENIKYLRKCSQKRKNQHLSSKHRLCLEASEPWGMQLQQVLVKQRIDLSPQPGHALPSLLRASMSDSSEGEVTTGETTEEVFEESEI from the exons ATGGGCATGGTGACACTTTTTGGTCTCTGTTCCAGCATGGGACTCTGGTCCAGAATATCTCCTGCACCTGCCAGCTCTGTCATGATACTGTTTCTAGTGAAACAG GCCAAAGGATCTCTGCTGGAAAAAACCACTACTGAATGGAATAAATACAAACAAGCATGCTTGAAAATGCTGCAGGAATCAACTGTAGATACTG GCATACATTGTAATGGAACATTTGATCAGTTTGTTTGCTGGCCTTACTCTTCCCCAGGAAACGTCTCTGTTCCTTGTCCTTCATATTTGCCATGGGTGGAAAATG GAAGTGTAGGCAATGTACACAGAGTCTGCTTGGATGGAGGGACTTGGCAAACGAAGGAAAACTCCACAGACATTTGGCGTGACAGTTCAGAATGTtctgagaaaaatcatttcaaaaaaaaagtaa AAGAACATAAATTGCTTACTACACTACAGCTGTTGTACACTGTAGGATATTATTTTTCACTCATCTCACTTGTATTAGCTCTCCTTATACTTTCTTTACTCAG AAAACTTCACTGCACAAGAAACTACATCCATATGAATTTATTTGCATCTTTTATCTTGCGTGCCACAGCAGTTCTTATAAAAGACACTGTATACCACCGTATTTACTCCAAAAAACCTGATGATGAAACTGGATGGATATTATACCTTAGTCCTGAG ATTATTATCATTTGCAGGACTGCCCAGTTTTTCATGCATTACTCTGTTGGGGCAAATTATTTCTGGCTATTAGTAGAAGGAATTTATCTGCATGCATTGTTGATAACTGTTGTCCTCTCTGAAAGACGACTGCTACAGACATACATTGTGATAGGATGGG ttgtTCCTATCCTGTTTGTGGGCCCTTGGGGAATTAGCAGGTCAAAACTGGAGAACACAAG GTGCTGGGGAACAAATGAACACATGGGGATCTGGTGGATCATCCGAGGACCAATATTGGCTTCCATTGCA GTTAACTTTGGCATCTTCTTAAAAATTCTCAGGATGTTGATTTCCAAACTGAAAGCTCAGCAAATGAGCTTTCATGACTACAAATACAG attggCAAGATCTACACTTGTGCTGATTCCATTGTTGGGGATCCatgaatttttatttactttcatcACCGATGAACAGGTGGAAGGACTTTCAAGACATATCAGACTTTTCATTCAGCTGACAATGAGCTCATTTCAT ggtttttttgtagCAGTTTTATATTGCTTCGCTAATGGAGAG GTGAAAGCAGAGCTCCAGAAGCAGTGGTCCCGCTTCCTGCTGGCAAATCCCTTTGGCTGTAAACTCTGCTTTCTTGGGGAAAAcataaaatacctgaggaaatgtTCACAGAAACGAAAAAACCAGCACCTCAGCAGCAAACACCGCTTGTGCCTGGAGGCAAGCGAGCCCTGGGGCATGCAGCTCCAGCAGGTGCTAGTGAAGCAGAGGATAGACCTCAGCCCACAGCCAGGCCATGCTCTCCCGTCTCTTCTGCGGGCAAGCATGTCAGACAGCAGCGAAGGAGAAGTCACCACCGGAGAGACAACCGAGGAAGTCTTTGAAGAGAGTGAGATTTAG